From a single Aggregatilinea lenta genomic region:
- a CDS encoding response regulator transcription factor — translation MKRILVVDDEIGALTLIGIMLERGGFEVLKAKDAEQALVVLDHDTPDLIILDVMMPGMDGIELCRVLRQRQETTQTPILILSARGDAKSVMSGMDAGASDYLPKPILHHDLVAKVRRMLDLDPVTED, via the coding sequence ATGAAGCGTATCCTCGTTGTTGACGACGAAATCGGCGCGTTGACACTCATTGGTATCATGCTAGAGCGGGGCGGGTTCGAGGTCCTGAAAGCCAAGGACGCCGAGCAAGCGCTGGTCGTGCTCGATCACGATACGCCCGATCTCATCATTCTCGACGTGATGATGCCCGGCATGGACGGAATCGAGCTGTGCCGCGTGCTGCGGCAGCGCCAGGAAACGACCCAGACCCCCATCTTGATCCTCTCTGCGCGCGGCGATGCCAAGAGCGTTATGAGCGGCATGGACGCCGGGGCCAGCGACTATCTGCCCAAGCCGATCCTGCACCATGACCTTGTCGCGAAGGTGCGCCGGATGCTGGATCTCGATCCGGTCACTGAGGACTGA
- a CDS encoding sugar phosphate nucleotidyltransferase yields the protein MRTPLLVVLAGGASSRLWPLEEKSLIKFMGRPLLSLQLERYAQLGIEQAVIVANPENRDVIADLVATLPEIETEVVVQPEPKGMGDALLKIRPYLDAHGNQPIYITQVHDLTDIALHQDMLTAYQTGSASSYLAGYRVVDYFPGGYLEVGEGGRITNIIEKPGAGNEPSDLVAIVAHVHTDAARLLDAIQAEYAKPDASDDHYERAMAALMAEHVFQVVPYSGPWQAVKFPWHVLDVMFALLSQIAEPRVSEDAIIEEGVLIKGNVVIEAGARLFHGATVVGPAYIGQGAIVGNNALVRESMVGERSVVGYCTEVARSYLADGVHTHVCQALDSILDDDVNLSASCTTANLRIDHGPVGSTIKGQRVSTGRDKLGLIAGKGAFIGVNVMTMPGVKIGRKSEIGPTTVVQSDVPDGARVWVEQTIQVREQPKG from the coding sequence GTGAGGACACCGCTGCTCGTTGTGCTGGCCGGGGGCGCGAGTTCGCGCCTGTGGCCGCTGGAAGAAAAGTCGTTGATCAAGTTCATGGGCCGCCCACTGTTGAGCTTGCAGCTCGAACGCTACGCGCAGCTCGGCATCGAGCAGGCGGTGATTGTGGCGAATCCCGAAAACCGTGACGTGATCGCGGATCTGGTCGCGACGCTGCCGGAGATCGAGACGGAAGTGGTCGTCCAGCCAGAGCCAAAGGGCATGGGCGATGCGCTGCTGAAGATCCGGCCCTATCTTGACGCGCACGGCAACCAACCGATCTACATCACTCAGGTGCACGATCTGACCGATATCGCGCTGCACCAGGATATGCTGACGGCCTACCAGACCGGCAGCGCATCGAGCTATCTGGCCGGATATCGTGTCGTGGACTATTTCCCCGGTGGCTACCTGGAAGTGGGCGAGGGCGGGCGCATCACCAACATTATCGAGAAGCCGGGCGCGGGCAATGAGCCGAGCGATCTGGTCGCCATCGTCGCGCATGTGCACACCGACGCGGCGCGTCTGCTGGACGCAATCCAGGCCGAATATGCCAAGCCGGACGCCAGCGACGACCACTACGAGCGCGCAATGGCCGCGCTGATGGCCGAGCACGTGTTCCAGGTGGTGCCCTACAGTGGCCCGTGGCAGGCGGTCAAGTTCCCGTGGCACGTGCTGGACGTGATGTTCGCGCTGTTGAGCCAGATCGCCGAGCCGCGCGTCTCCGAAGACGCGATCATCGAGGAAGGCGTGCTGATCAAGGGCAACGTGGTGATCGAAGCGGGCGCGCGCCTGTTCCACGGTGCGACCGTGGTTGGCCCGGCGTACATCGGGCAGGGCGCAATCGTGGGCAACAACGCCCTTGTCCGCGAGTCGATGGTCGGCGAGCGCTCGGTGGTTGGCTACTGCACCGAGGTCGCGCGTAGCTATCTGGCGGATGGCGTGCACACGCACGTGTGTCAGGCGCTCGACTCGATCCTGGATGATGACGTGAATCTGTCCGCGAGCTGCACCACGGCCAATTTGCGCATCGATCACGGCCCCGTCGGCAGTACGATCAAAGGCCAGCGCGTCAGCACCGGGCGCGACAAGCTCGGCCTGATCGCGGGCAAGGGCGCGTTCATCGGCGTGAACGTGATGACCATGCCGGGCGTGAAGATCGGGCGCAAGAGCGAGATCGGCCCGACGACCGTCGTGCAAAGCGATGTGCCGGACGGCGCGCGGGTGTGGGTCGAACAGACGATTCAAGTCAGGGAACAGCCGAAAGGCTGA
- a CDS encoding tRNA (adenine-N1)-methyltransferase, translating to MPLPDGTHVAYGDIILLIGKDLRQFIRTVKEGQRFECHLGYIEYDALVGTPYGGQVPTHMGHKLFVLVPHTEDIILHLQRLGQIIYPKDLGYIALKLGIHPGSRVIEAGTGSGALTMTLAMLVGDQGHVYTYERRNNMLTRAIANLRRMDLLDRVTFHEKDIEEGFEETDVHALFLDVREPADYLPQARAALRGGGFFGALVPTMNQVLDLAQPLYDGPWYMLQIEELLLRTYKTHPQRIRPDEQMVGHTGYLIFARAVERETRGAAPEETPDDAPVETSEDGDPGEAD from the coding sequence GTGCCATTACCGGACGGAACGCACGTCGCCTATGGGGACATTATCCTGCTGATCGGCAAGGATCTGCGGCAGTTTATCCGCACGGTCAAGGAGGGGCAGCGCTTCGAGTGCCACCTGGGCTACATCGAGTACGACGCGCTGGTCGGCACGCCCTACGGCGGCCAGGTTCCGACGCACATGGGGCACAAGCTGTTCGTACTGGTTCCCCACACCGAAGACATCATCCTGCACCTGCAGCGCCTGGGCCAGATCATCTACCCCAAGGACCTGGGCTATATCGCGCTCAAGCTCGGCATCCACCCCGGATCGCGCGTGATCGAGGCCGGGACCGGCAGCGGCGCATTGACCATGACGCTGGCGATGCTGGTCGGCGACCAGGGCCACGTCTACACCTACGAGCGGCGCAACAACATGCTGACGCGCGCCATCGCCAACCTGCGGCGCATGGACCTGCTGGACCGGGTGACTTTCCACGAAAAAGACATCGAAGAGGGCTTCGAGGAGACGGACGTGCACGCGTTGTTCCTGGACGTGCGCGAACCGGCGGACTACCTGCCCCAGGCACGCGCGGCGCTGCGCGGCGGCGGGTTCTTCGGTGCGCTCGTGCCTACCATGAATCAAGTATTGGATCTGGCCCAGCCGCTCTACGACGGGCCGTGGTACATGCTGCAAATCGAGGAGCTGCTGCTGCGCACGTACAAAACCCACCCGCAGCGCATACGCCCTGACGAGCAGATGGTCGGGCACACGGGCTACCTGATCTTCGCGCGGGCTGTGGAGCGGGAGACACGCGGCGCGGCTCCCGAAGAGACGCCGGACGACGCGCCAGTCGAGACGAGTGAGGATGGCGATCCCGGTGAGGCGGACTAG
- a CDS encoding rhomboid family intramembrane serine protease, which translates to MFPIGDENERNGKFPVVTLILVIINVLVFLYESTLGTRALENFIFTYGVIPVEIEHGKDVFTLLTSMFLHGGLAHVGGNMLFLWIFGDNVERRFGSLMYLLFYLGTGLAASATHIIFNFDSTIPSIGASGAISGVLGAYILMYPTNRVRVLIGYWLFALPAYMFLGIWFLEQFINGIASLGVQTAQTSGVAVWAHVGGFVAGALGSLVLRMMVGQPQEGGQVYLRHGQDRRRLQ; encoded by the coding sequence ATGTTCCCCATCGGCGACGAGAACGAACGAAACGGGAAATTTCCTGTCGTCACCTTGATCCTGGTCATTATCAACGTGCTAGTGTTTCTGTACGAAAGCACGCTGGGGACGCGTGCGTTGGAAAACTTCATATTTACCTACGGCGTGATCCCCGTCGAGATCGAGCATGGCAAGGATGTGTTTACGCTGCTGACCTCGATGTTCTTGCACGGCGGTCTGGCGCACGTGGGTGGCAACATGCTGTTCCTGTGGATTTTTGGCGACAATGTGGAGCGGCGCTTTGGCTCGCTGATGTACCTGCTGTTCTACCTGGGCACGGGGCTGGCGGCCAGCGCGACACACATCATATTCAATTTCGACTCGACGATACCCAGTATCGGCGCGAGCGGCGCGATCTCCGGCGTGCTGGGCGCGTACATCCTGATGTACCCGACCAACCGCGTGCGCGTGCTGATCGGGTACTGGTTGTTCGCGCTGCCCGCCTACATGTTCCTGGGGATCTGGTTTCTGGAGCAGTTCATTAACGGCATTGCGTCGCTCGGCGTGCAGACGGCGCAGACCTCCGGCGTGGCGGTCTGGGCGCATGTGGGCGGCTTCGTCGCAGGGGCGCTAGGATCGCTGGTGCTGCGCATGATGGTCGGGCAGCCGCAGGAGGGCGGGCAGGTTTACCTGCGCCACGGGCAGGATCGCCGCCGCTTGCAGTAG